The Arvicanthis niloticus isolate mArvNil1 chromosome 2, mArvNil1.pat.X, whole genome shotgun sequence genome includes a window with the following:
- the Pjvk gene encoding pejvakin: MFAAATKSFVKQVGDGGRLVPVPSLSEADKYQPLSLVVKKKRCFLFPRCKFTSTPFTLKDILLGDREISAGISSYQLLNYEDESDVSLYGRRSNHIVNDVGINVTGSDSIAVKASFGVVTKHEVEVSTLLKEITARKINFDHSLIRQSRSSRKAVLCVVMESIRTTRQCSLSVHAGIRGEAMRFHFMDEQNPKGREKAIVFPAHTTIAFSVFELFIYLDGAFDICVTSVSKGGFEREETTTFAMFYRLRNILFERNRRVMDAISRSQLYLDDLFSDFYDKPLSMTDISLKEGTHIRVNLLNHNIPKGPCILCGMGNLKRETVYGCFQCSVDGVKYVRLHAVPCFDIWHKRMK, from the exons ATGTTTGCTGCTGCTACCAAGAGCTTCGTTAAGCAAGTTGGAGATGGAGGGAGATTAGTCCCTGTCCCGAGCCTCAGCGAAGCTGACAAGTACCAACCCCTGAGTCTGGTGGTGAAAAAGAAGCGGTGTTTTCTGTTTCCTAGATGCAAATTCACATCCACGCCTTTCACACTTAAAGATATTCTCCTGGGAGACAGAGAAATTTCGGCCG GTATTTCATCTTATCAGTTACTGAATTATGAAGATGAGTCAGATGTTTCCCTCTATGGAAGGCGGAGCAACCACATTGTGAATGATGTTGGGATTAATGTTACTGGATCTGATTCCATCGCAGTCAAAGCTTCGTTTGGTGTTGTGACCAAACATGAGGTGGAGGTATCGACATTACTCAAGGAGATTACTGCACG aaaaattaattttgacCACAGTTTGATCCGCCAATCAAGGAGCAGCAGGAAGGCCGTGCTGTGCGTGGTCATGGAGAGCATCAGAACCACACGCCAGTGCTCTCTGTCAGTGCACGCTGGGATTCGAGGGGAAGCCATGCGG TTTCACTTTATGGATGAACAGAATCctaagggaagggaaaaggctATTGTTTTCCCAGCACACACAACCATAGCTTTCAGTGTCTTTGAGCTCTTCATCTACCTGGATGGTGCCTTCG ACATTTGTGTCACGTCAGTGTCAAAAGGAGGATTTGAAAGGGAAGAAACGACAACCTTTGCCATGTTCTACAGACTGAGAAATATACTCTTTGAAAGAA ATAGGAGAGTGATGGACGCCATCTCTCGTTCCCAGCTTTACCTGGATGATCTCTTTTCTGACTTCTACGACAAACCTCTCAGCATGACTGACATTTCCCTCAAGGAGGGGACTCACATCCGAGTGAACTTACTAAACCACAACATTCCTAAAGGGCCCTGCATCCTCTGCGGAATGGGGAACTTGAAAAGGGAGACAGTTTACGGGTGCTTTCAGTGTTCTGTGGATGGCGTGAAGTACGTGAGGCTTCACGCGGTCCCTTGCTTTGATATCTGGcacaaaagaatgaaataa
- the Prkra gene encoding interferon-inducible double-stranded RNA-dependent protein kinase activator A has translation MSHSRHRAEAPPLQREDSGTFSLGKMITAKPGKTPIQVLHEYGMKTKNIPVYECERSDVQVHVPTFTFRVTVGDITCTGEGTSKKLAKHRAAEAAINILKANASICFAVPDPLMPDPSKQPKNQLNPIGSLQELAIHHGWRLPEYTLSQEGGPAHKREYTTICRLESFMETGKGASKKQAKRNAAEKFLAKFSNISPENHISLTNMVGHSLGCTWHSLRNSPGEKINLLKRSLLSLPNTDYIQLLSEIANEQGFNITYLDIEELSANGQYQCLAELSTSPITVCHGSGISCGNAQSDAAHNALQYLKIIAERK, from the exons ATGTCCCATAGCCGGCATCGTGCGGAGGCCCCGCCGCTGCAGCGCGAGGACAGCGGGACCTTCAG TTTGGGCAAGATGATAACAGCTAAGCCTGGGAAAACACCGATTCAGGTATTGCACGAATACGGCATGAAGACCAAGAACATTCCAGTTTATGAATGTGAAAGATCCGATGTGCAAGTACACGTGCCCACTTTCACCTTCAGAGTAACCGTTGGTGACATAACTTGCACAG GTGAAGGTACGAGTAAGAAGCTTGCAAAGCACAGAGCCGCAGAGGCTGCCATAAACATTCTGAAAGCCAATGCAAGTATCTG CTTTGCAGTTCCTGATCCCTTAATGCCTGATCCATCCAAACAGCCAAAGAACCAGCTGAATCCAATTGGCTCATTACAG GAATTAGCTATTCACCATGGCTGGCGACTTCCTGAATATACCCTTTCCCAGGAAGGAGGACCCGCTCATAAGAGAGAATATACCACGATTTGCAGGCTAGAGTCATTCATGGAAACTG gAAAGGGGGCATCAAAAAAACAAGCCAAGAGAAATGCTGCTGAGAAGTTTCTCGCCAAATTTAGTAATATTTCTCCAGAGAACCACATTTCTCTG ACGAACATGGTTGGACATTCTCTAGGATGTACTTGGCACTCCTTGAGGAACTCCCCTGGTGAAAAGATCAACCTCCTGAAAAGGAGCCTCCTCAGTCTCCCGAACACAGATTACATCCAGCTGCTTAGTGAGATTGCCAATGAGCAAGGCTTTAACATAACATATTTGGATATAG AGGAGCTGAGTGCCAATGGTCAGTATCAGTGTCTCGCAGAGCTGTCCACCAGTCCTATCACCGTGTGTCATGGCTCAGGCATCTCCTGTGGCAATGCACAGAGTGACGCTGCTCACAATGCCCTGCAGTATTTAAAGATAATAGCAGAAAGAAAGTAG